A part of Streptomyces sp. NBC_01235 genomic DNA contains:
- a CDS encoding plasmid stabilization protein has translation MPRGSSPKRERQYEHIKESAEDRGESTDRAKEIAARTVNKERARAGESKTASRTSTQDMSSGRRGGLRSGKGSQGPTYDQLYEEARRRGVKGRSDMNKSQLQRALGGKS, from the coding sequence ATGCCACGCGGTTCCAGCCCCAAGCGGGAGCGCCAGTACGAGCACATCAAGGAGAGCGCCGAGGACCGGGGCGAGAGCACCGACCGGGCGAAGGAGATCGCCGCGCGGACGGTCAACAAGGAACGTGCCCGGGCCGGCGAGTCGAAGACCGCCAGCCGCACCTCCACCCAGGACATGTCGTCCGGCAGGCGGGGCGGGCTGCGGTCCGGCAAGGGCTCCCAGGGGCCCACGTACGACCAGCTCTACGAGGAGGCCAGGCGGCGGGGCGTCAAGGGCCGGTCGGACATGAACAAGAGCCAGTTGCAGCGCGCGCTCGGCGGCAAGAGCTGA
- a CDS encoding macro domain-containing protein, with protein sequence MSEITYVRGDATVPSVKGVKVIAHVCNDIGGWGKGFVLALSRRWPEPEAAYRAWHRERASNDFGLGALQLVQVEPYVWVANMIGQRGVRTGSKGVPVRYDAIDAALARLAETATERGASVHMPRIGCGLAGGKWSRVEPLVSERLVKRGVAVTVYDHGEG encoded by the coding sequence ATGTCGGAGATCACGTATGTCCGTGGCGACGCCACCGTGCCATCGGTGAAGGGCGTCAAGGTGATCGCCCATGTCTGCAACGACATCGGGGGATGGGGAAAGGGCTTCGTCCTGGCGCTGTCGCGCCGCTGGCCGGAGCCGGAGGCGGCCTACCGCGCCTGGCACCGCGAGCGCGCCTCGAACGATTTCGGACTGGGCGCGCTCCAACTCGTCCAGGTCGAGCCGTACGTGTGGGTCGCCAACATGATCGGCCAGCGCGGCGTGCGAACGGGCAGCAAGGGTGTCCCCGTGCGCTACGACGCCATCGATGCGGCCCTGGCCCGGTTGGCCGAGACGGCGACAGAACGCGGCGCGTCGGTGCACATGCCCCGGATAGGCTGCGGATTGGCCGGCGGTAAGTGGTCCCGTGTCGAACCGCTCGTCAGTGAGCGGCTGGTGAAGCGGGGTGTCGCGGTGACGGTGTACGACCACGGGGAGGGGTAA
- the mmpA gene encoding morphogenic membrane protein MmpA — MTTHRAPKPLADPGRPVERAVNAALILAVLAGLGWIVGMIYTLVQWPL, encoded by the coding sequence ATGACCACGCACCGTGCTCCGAAGCCCCTCGCCGACCCCGGCCGTCCTGTCGAGCGTGCCGTGAACGCCGCGCTGATCCTCGCCGTCCTGGCGGGGCTGGGCTGGATCGTCGGGATGATCTACACGCTCGTGCAGTGGCCGTTGTAG
- a CDS encoding WD40/YVTN/BNR-like repeat-containing protein, which produces MRRLGNTRRTVGTAHRGSRVAAAVCGAALAVLTALPAQAHTPGPVAPHWDLKSTGTTAVRFRGLAAVDRDTAWVAGTQGTVLRTTDGGESWRNVSPPGAADLQFRDIEAFDARRAVVLAIGEGEASRVYRTEDGGTTWTESFRNTDAHAFYDCLTFFDRRHGLAMSDPVDGRFRILSTSDGGRSWKVLPDDGMPAALDGEAGFAASGQCLVASGTRDVWLATGGAARARVLHSSDRGTTWTATDTPIPAGDPARGVFALAFRDRTHGLAVGGDYRADQPSPRAAATTGDAGRTWRAAGTPPPAYRSGVAWLPHSRTAALAVGPTGTDLTTDAGRTWRTLDAGSYDTVDCTPDLGCWAAGEQGRVARLES; this is translated from the coding sequence ATGAGGCGCTTGGGGAACACGCGACGCACGGTAGGGACAGCACACAGGGGTAGCCGAGTGGCCGCGGCGGTCTGTGGGGCGGCGCTCGCCGTCCTGACCGCCCTGCCCGCCCAGGCGCACACACCGGGCCCGGTGGCGCCGCACTGGGACCTCAAGAGCACCGGCACCACCGCCGTACGGTTCCGTGGCCTCGCTGCGGTCGACCGTGACACGGCGTGGGTGGCAGGTACCCAGGGCACCGTCCTGCGCACCACCGACGGCGGCGAGAGCTGGCGGAACGTCTCGCCGCCCGGCGCCGCCGACCTGCAGTTCCGGGACATCGAGGCGTTCGACGCGCGCCGCGCCGTGGTGCTCGCCATCGGCGAGGGCGAGGCCTCACGCGTCTACCGCACCGAAGACGGCGGGACGACCTGGACGGAGTCCTTCCGCAACACCGACGCCCACGCCTTCTACGACTGCCTGACCTTCTTCGACCGCCGCCACGGCCTCGCCATGAGCGACCCGGTCGACGGCCGGTTCCGCATCCTGTCGACCAGCGACGGCGGCCGCTCCTGGAAGGTGCTGCCCGACGACGGCATGCCGGCCGCCCTGGACGGGGAGGCGGGCTTCGCCGCCAGTGGCCAGTGCCTGGTGGCCTCCGGGACCAGGGATGTCTGGCTGGCCACCGGAGGCGCCGCACGCGCGCGTGTGCTGCACTCCTCCGACCGGGGAACGACCTGGACGGCCACCGACACCCCGATCCCCGCGGGGGACCCCGCGCGCGGGGTCTTCGCCCTCGCCTTCCGCGACCGCACCCACGGCCTCGCCGTCGGCGGCGACTACCGCGCGGACCAGCCCTCCCCGCGTGCCGCGGCCACGACCGGCGACGCGGGGCGCACCTGGCGGGCCGCCGGCACACCCCCGCCGGCCTACCGCTCCGGCGTCGCCTGGCTCCCGCACAGCCGCACCGCCGCCCTCGCGGTCGGCCCCACCGGCACCGACCTGACCACCGACGCCGGCCGCACCTGGCGCACCCTCGACGCCGGCTCGTACGACACCGTGGACTGCACCCCCGACCTCGGCTGCTGGGCCGCCGGCGAGCAGGGGCGCGTGGCCCGCCTGGAGAGCTGA
- a CDS encoding MerR family transcriptional regulator, whose protein sequence is MTIETEEPALTVDELAARAGITVRTVRFYSAKGLLPPPVIGPRRVGHYGPAHLARLALIEELRQQGLTLAAIERYLERLPPGLDAHDLAVHRAVVASWAPDAVETVTGEELGRRAGRALGEEDVERLVAMGVVRREKDAYGVDLGLLRLGVRLLDVPLSQEAILAARTVLLDHARAAAHELSRLLREEVPERDAQAVRSLSAHMQPLVVQALLTAFQRSLTSELREWLGEPPADGSP, encoded by the coding sequence ATGACGATCGAGACCGAGGAGCCGGCCCTCACGGTCGACGAGCTGGCCGCCCGGGCGGGGATCACGGTGCGGACGGTGCGCTTCTACAGCGCCAAGGGGCTTCTGCCCCCGCCGGTCATCGGTCCGCGCCGGGTGGGCCACTACGGTCCGGCGCACCTCGCGCGCCTCGCGTTGATCGAGGAGCTGCGACAGCAGGGCCTGACGCTGGCGGCGATCGAGCGCTACCTCGAGCGGCTGCCGCCCGGACTCGACGCCCACGACCTCGCCGTGCACCGGGCCGTCGTCGCCTCCTGGGCACCGGACGCCGTGGAGACGGTGACCGGGGAAGAGCTGGGGCGGCGGGCGGGCCGGGCGCTCGGCGAGGAGGACGTGGAGCGGCTCGTCGCGATGGGCGTGGTGCGGCGTGAGAAGGACGCGTACGGGGTCGACCTCGGGCTGTTGAGGCTGGGCGTGCGGCTCCTCGACGTACCGCTGTCGCAGGAGGCGATCCTCGCGGCCCGGACCGTCCTCCTCGACCACGCGCGCGCCGCGGCCCACGAGCTGTCGCGGCTGCTGCGCGAGGAGGTGCCGGAGCGTGACGCGCAGGCCGTGCGGTCGCTGTCGGCGCACATGCAGCCCCTGGTCGTCCAGGCTCTGCTGACGGCCTTCCAGCGGTCGCTCACCTCGGAACTGCGGGAGTGGCTCGGGGAGCCGCCGGCGGACGGCTCCCCTTGA
- a CDS encoding 3-hydroxyacyl-CoA dehydrogenase NAD-binding domain-containing protein, protein MTQSTTIRWEQDRTGLVTLVLDDPNQSANTMNQAFRESLAVVTDRLEAEKDSIRGVILTSAKKTFFAGGDLRDLIRVTPETAQALLDGGLEIKRNLRRIETLGKPVVAALNGAALGGGYELALACHHRVALDAPGSKIGCPEVTLGLLPGGGGVVRTVRLLGIADALLKVLLQGTQYSPRRALENGLIHEVAATPEELLAKARAFIDANPESQQPWDRPGYRIPGGTPANPRFAANLPAFPATLRKQTDGAPYPAPRRILAAAVEGAQVDFETAQVIEARYFVELAAGQTSKNMIQAFFFDLQAVNSGVSRPQGIEPRKVRRVAVLGAGMMGAGIAYSCARAGIDVVLKDVSAEAAARGKVYSEKLCAKAVSRGRTTQEKADALLARITPTADPADLAGCDAVIEAVFEDTALKHKVFQEIEQIVAPDALLCSNTSTLPITVLAEGVERQSDFIGLHFFSPVDKMPLVEIIKGERTGEEALARAFDLVRQIRKTPIVVNDSRGFFTSRVIGHFINEGVAMVGEGIEPASVEQAAAQAGYPGKVLALMDDLTLTLPQKIRGESKRAVEEAGGIWPGHPAEAVVDRLVDEFGRTGRSGGAGFYDYADDGKRVRLWPGLREHFTRAGVEIPFEDMQERMLFSEALDTVKLLEEGVLTSVADANIGSLFGIGFPGWTGGVLQYINGYRGGLPGFVARARELAERYGDRFTPPALLVAKAERGETFTDAR, encoded by the coding sequence ATGACACAGAGCACCACCATCCGCTGGGAACAGGACCGCACCGGCCTCGTCACCCTCGTCCTCGACGACCCGAACCAGTCCGCGAACACCATGAACCAGGCGTTCCGCGAGTCGCTCGCCGTGGTCACCGACCGCCTGGAGGCCGAGAAGGACTCCATCCGCGGCGTCATCCTCACCTCCGCCAAGAAGACCTTCTTCGCCGGCGGCGACCTGCGCGACCTCATCCGCGTCACCCCCGAGACCGCTCAGGCGCTGCTCGACGGCGGCCTGGAGATCAAGCGCAACCTCCGCCGCATCGAGACCCTCGGCAAGCCGGTCGTCGCCGCCCTGAACGGCGCGGCCCTCGGCGGCGGTTACGAACTCGCCCTCGCCTGCCACCACCGCGTCGCCCTCGACGCCCCCGGCTCGAAGATCGGCTGCCCCGAGGTGACCCTCGGCCTGCTCCCCGGAGGCGGCGGCGTCGTGCGCACCGTCCGCCTGCTGGGCATCGCCGACGCCCTCCTGAAGGTCCTCCTCCAGGGCACCCAGTACAGCCCGCGGCGCGCCTTGGAGAACGGCCTGATCCACGAGGTCGCCGCCACCCCCGAGGAACTCCTCGCCAAGGCCCGCGCCTTCATCGACGCCAACCCCGAGTCGCAGCAGCCCTGGGACAGGCCGGGCTACCGCATTCCCGGCGGCACTCCCGCCAACCCCCGGTTCGCCGCCAACCTGCCCGCCTTCCCGGCCACCCTGCGCAAGCAGACCGACGGCGCTCCCTACCCGGCCCCGCGGCGCATCCTCGCCGCGGCTGTCGAGGGTGCCCAGGTCGACTTCGAGACCGCGCAGGTCATCGAGGCCCGCTACTTCGTCGAACTGGCCGCCGGACAGACGTCGAAGAACATGATCCAGGCGTTCTTCTTCGACCTCCAGGCCGTCAACTCCGGTGTGAGCCGTCCCCAGGGCATCGAGCCCCGCAAGGTCCGCAGGGTGGCCGTCCTGGGCGCCGGGATGATGGGCGCCGGCATCGCCTACTCGTGCGCCCGCGCGGGCATCGACGTGGTCCTGAAGGACGTCTCCGCCGAGGCCGCCGCCCGGGGCAAGGTCTACTCCGAGAAGCTGTGCGCCAAGGCCGTCTCCCGGGGCCGCACCACGCAGGAGAAGGCGGACGCCCTGCTCGCCCGCATCACGCCCACCGCGGACCCCGCCGACCTGGCAGGCTGCGACGCGGTCATCGAGGCCGTGTTCGAGGACACCGCCCTCAAGCACAAAGTCTTCCAGGAGATCGAGCAGATCGTCGCCCCCGACGCCCTGCTGTGCTCCAACACCTCCACCCTCCCCATCACCGTCCTCGCCGAAGGCGTCGAGCGCCAGAGCGACTTCATCGGCCTGCACTTCTTCTCGCCCGTCGACAAGATGCCCCTCGTCGAGATCATCAAGGGCGAACGCACCGGCGAGGAGGCGCTCGCGCGCGCCTTCGACCTGGTCCGGCAGATCAGGAAGACGCCGATCGTCGTCAACGACTCGCGCGGCTTCTTCACCTCACGGGTGATCGGCCACTTCATCAACGAGGGCGTCGCCATGGTCGGCGAGGGCATCGAGCCCGCCTCCGTCGAGCAGGCGGCGGCCCAGGCGGGCTACCCGGGCAAGGTGCTCGCCCTGATGGACGACCTGACGCTCACCCTCCCGCAGAAGATCCGGGGCGAGTCGAAGCGGGCCGTGGAGGAGGCGGGCGGCATCTGGCCCGGGCACCCCGCGGAAGCCGTCGTCGACCGCCTGGTCGACGAGTTCGGCCGCACCGGCCGCAGCGGGGGAGCGGGTTTCTACGACTACGCCGACGACGGCAAACGAGTCCGCCTGTGGCCGGGCCTGCGCGAGCACTTCACGCGCGCGGGCGTCGAGATCCCCTTCGAGGACATGCAGGAACGCATGCTCTTCTCCGAGGCCCTCGACACCGTCAAGCTCCTCGAGGAGGGCGTGCTGACGTCCGTCGCGGACGCCAACATCGGCTCCCTCTTCGGTATCGGCTTCCCCGGCTGGACCGGCGGCGTCCTGCAGTACATCAACGGCTACCGGGGCGGGCTGCCCGGATTCGTGGCACGCGCGCGGGAGCTCGCCGAACGCTACGGCGACCGCTTCACCCCGCCCGCGCTGCTGGTGGCGAAGGCGGAGCGGGGGGAGACCTTCACCGACGCGCGCTGA
- a CDS encoding CaiB/BaiF CoA transferase family protein, with translation MTTGRTDGHGPLAGVRVVELAGIGPGPFAGMLLADLGADVVRVDRPGGSSLAIDPAHDVANRNKRSVIVDLKAPDGPARVLDLAARADVLIEGNRPGVAERLGVGPEDCHARNPRLVYGRMTGWGQEGPLAHRAGHDVTYIALTGALGMIGAPDRPPPPPANLLGDFAGGSLYLVVGVLAALHHAHAHGTGQVVDAAIVDGTAHLSAMIHGMLAAGGWQDRRAANLLDGGCPYYGTYETADGGYMAVGALEPQFYDEFVDLLGLGDFREARKDWTRWGELREAVAARFRTRARDEWTALFEGSDACVAPVLSLREAPHHPHLAARGTFTDHGGITQPAPAPRFSATPTAVRTGPAHPGADTRAVARDWDIPGLVTDLEKNPVTPEKPLAKTPVQDFPHQGD, from the coding sequence ATGACGACGGGACGGACGGACGGCCACGGCCCGCTGGCCGGCGTACGTGTGGTGGAACTCGCCGGGATCGGCCCCGGGCCCTTCGCGGGCATGCTCCTGGCCGACCTCGGCGCCGACGTCGTCCGCGTGGACCGCCCCGGCGGGTCCTCCCTCGCCATCGACCCCGCCCACGACGTCGCCAACCGCAACAAGCGCTCGGTGATCGTCGACCTCAAGGCGCCCGACGGCCCCGCGCGCGTGCTCGACCTCGCCGCCCGCGCCGACGTGCTCATCGAGGGCAACCGGCCCGGAGTGGCCGAGCGGCTGGGTGTCGGCCCCGAGGACTGCCACGCCCGCAACCCCCGGCTGGTCTACGGCCGGATGACCGGCTGGGGCCAGGAGGGCCCCCTCGCCCACCGCGCGGGCCACGACGTCACCTACATCGCCCTCACCGGCGCCCTCGGCATGATCGGCGCCCCCGACCGGCCGCCGCCGCCCCCCGCCAACCTGCTCGGCGACTTCGCGGGCGGCTCCCTCTACCTCGTCGTCGGCGTCCTCGCCGCGCTCCACCACGCCCACGCGCACGGCACCGGCCAGGTCGTCGACGCGGCCATCGTCGACGGCACCGCCCACCTGTCGGCGATGATCCACGGCATGCTCGCCGCCGGCGGCTGGCAGGACCGGCGCGCCGCCAACCTCCTCGACGGCGGCTGCCCGTACTACGGCACCTACGAGACCGCCGACGGCGGGTACATGGCCGTCGGCGCCCTGGAGCCGCAGTTCTACGACGAGTTCGTGGACCTCCTGGGCCTCGGGGACTTCCGCGAGGCCCGCAAGGACTGGACGCGCTGGGGAGAGCTGCGCGAGGCCGTCGCCGCCCGCTTCCGGACCCGCGCCCGGGACGAGTGGACGGCTCTCTTCGAGGGCTCCGACGCGTGTGTGGCGCCCGTGCTGTCGCTGCGCGAGGCCCCGCACCATCCGCACCTCGCGGCCCGCGGCACCTTCACCGACCACGGCGGCATCACCCAGCCCGCCCCCGCACCCCGGTTCTCCGCCACGCCCACGGCCGTCCGCACCGGACCCGCGCACCCCGGCGCCGACACGCGCGCTGTGGCCCGTGACTGGGACATACCGGGGCTCGTGACGGACCTTGAGAAGAACCCCGTGACCCCCGAGAAGCCCCTCGCGAAGACCCCCGTGCAGGACTTCCCGCACCAGGGCGACTGA
- a CDS encoding endonuclease V gives MTTVEIPAGWPATEEEARAVQDELRARVVLDEPGPPPGTGYVTGVDVAYDDERDVVAAAAVVLDAASLEVVAEATAVGRISFPYVPGLLAFREIPTVLAALDELPREPGLVVCDGYGLAHPRRFGLASHLGVLTGLPTIGVAKNPFTFTYDDPDAPRGSASPLLAEGDVVGRALRTRAGVKPVFVSVGHRVTLDGACAHTLALAPEFRLPETTRRADSLCRKALQEATIRH, from the coding sequence ATGACGACCGTAGAGATTCCCGCGGGCTGGCCCGCGACCGAGGAAGAGGCCCGCGCCGTCCAGGACGAGCTGCGTGCGCGGGTGGTGCTCGACGAGCCGGGGCCGCCACCCGGGACGGGCTACGTCACGGGGGTCGACGTCGCCTACGACGACGAGCGGGACGTCGTCGCGGCGGCGGCCGTCGTGCTGGACGCGGCGAGCCTGGAGGTCGTCGCCGAGGCCACCGCCGTCGGGCGGATCTCCTTTCCGTACGTGCCCGGACTGCTCGCCTTCCGCGAGATCCCCACCGTGCTCGCCGCGCTGGACGAGCTGCCCCGCGAGCCGGGGCTGGTCGTCTGCGACGGCTACGGCCTCGCGCACCCGCGCCGCTTCGGTCTCGCCAGCCACCTCGGGGTCCTCACCGGCCTGCCCACGATCGGCGTCGCCAAGAACCCGTTCACGTTCACGTACGACGACCCGGACGCCCCGCGCGGATCGGCGTCCCCGCTGCTGGCGGAAGGCGACGTGGTGGGGCGTGCGCTGCGCACCCGGGCGGGTGTGAAGCCGGTCTTCGTGTCCGTCGGCCACCGGGTCACTCTGGACGGGGCCTGCGCCCACACTCTCGCCCTCGCCCCGGAGTTCCGCCTCCCGGAGACGACCCGCAGGGCGGACTCACTGTGCCGGAAGGCGCTTCAGGAGGCCACGATCCGCCACTGA
- a CDS encoding acetyl-CoA C-acetyltransferase, with protein MSTEAYVYDAIRTPRGRGKADGALHGTKPIDLVVGLIHELRSRFPGLDPAAIDDIVLGVVGPVGDQGSDIARIAAIAAGLPDTVAGVQENRFCASGLEAVNLAATKIRSGWEDLVLAGGVESMSRVPMASDGGAWFNDPMTNLAVNFVPQGIGADLIATIEGFSRRDVDEYAALSQERAATAMKEGRFDCSVVPVKDRAGLVVLDHDEHPRPGTTADSLARLKPSFADIGELGGFDAVALQTYHWVEKIDHVHHAGNSSGIVDGASLVAIGSKEVGERYGLTPRARIVSAAVSGSEPTIMLTGPAPATRKALAKAGLTIDDIDLVEINEAFAAVVLRYARDMGLSLDKVNVNGGAIALGHPLGATGAMILGSLVDELERQDKRYGLATLCVGGGMGIATIVERV; from the coding sequence GTGAGCACCGAAGCGTACGTGTACGACGCGATCCGCACCCCGCGCGGTCGCGGCAAGGCGGACGGCGCCCTGCACGGAACGAAGCCCATCGACCTCGTCGTCGGTCTCATCCACGAGCTCCGAAGCCGCTTCCCCGGTCTCGACCCGGCCGCGATCGACGACATCGTGCTCGGCGTCGTGGGGCCCGTCGGCGACCAGGGCTCCGACATCGCGCGCATCGCCGCCATCGCGGCCGGTCTGCCGGACACGGTGGCGGGCGTGCAGGAGAACCGCTTCTGTGCCTCGGGTCTGGAGGCCGTCAATCTGGCCGCCACGAAGATCCGTTCGGGCTGGGAGGACCTGGTCCTCGCGGGCGGCGTGGAGTCGATGTCCCGGGTGCCGATGGCCTCGGACGGCGGCGCCTGGTTCAACGACCCGATGACCAACCTGGCCGTCAACTTCGTGCCCCAGGGCATCGGCGCCGATCTCATCGCCACCATCGAGGGCTTCTCCCGGCGCGACGTCGACGAGTACGCGGCCCTGTCCCAGGAGCGCGCGGCGACGGCCATGAAGGAGGGCCGCTTCGACTGTTCCGTCGTTCCGGTGAAGGACCGCGCCGGCCTCGTCGTCCTCGACCACGACGAACACCCGCGCCCCGGCACCACCGCCGACTCCCTCGCCAGGCTGAAGCCCTCCTTCGCCGACATCGGCGAGCTGGGCGGCTTCGACGCGGTGGCGCTCCAGACGTACCACTGGGTGGAGAAGATCGACCACGTCCATCATGCGGGCAACTCCTCCGGCATCGTCGACGGCGCCTCCCTCGTCGCGATCGGCTCGAAGGAGGTCGGCGAGCGTTACGGGCTCACCCCGCGCGCGCGGATCGTCTCCGCCGCCGTCTCCGGCTCCGAGCCGACCATCATGCTCACCGGTCCCGCGCCCGCCACCCGCAAGGCCCTCGCGAAGGCCGGCCTGACCATCGACGACATCGACCTCGTCGAGATCAACGAGGCCTTCGCGGCAGTCGTCCTGCGCTACGCGCGGGACATGGGCCTGTCCCTGGACAAGGTCAACGTCAACGGCGGCGCCATCGCCCTGGGCCACCCGCTCGGCGCCACCGGCGCGATGATCCTCGGCTCGCTCGTCGACGAACTGGAGCGCCAGGACAAGCGCTACGGCCTCGCCACGCTGTGCGTGGGCGGCGGCATGGGCATCGCCACGATCGTCGAGCGCGTCTGA
- a CDS encoding saccharopine dehydrogenase family protein, whose amino-acid sequence MSRLKKSDRPYDIVLFGATGFAGTLTAKYLAAHAPAGLRWAIAGRGEEKLERLRERLGVDVGVLRAHVSDPASLRALAEHARVVATTVGPYLTHGEELVAACADTGADYLDLSGEPEFIDLMYVRHDARARATGARLIHACGFDSVPHDLGVYFTVRQLPQDVPLTVDGFVTADATFSGGTFASALGQFARGRQMVSAARERKRHEPRLMGRRAAAPVGAPRFAPEVGAWALPLPTVDPQIVLRSARALPRYGPDFRYRHYAAVRRLPVAVGAVAAVGTLVAAAQLPPARRWLSDRLRPGEGPNAQKRAQSWFSVRFVGEGGGRRVCTEVTGGDPGYDETAKMLAEAALALACDDLPPTAGQVTTAVAMGDALTERLIRAGIRFRVAASR is encoded by the coding sequence ATGAGCAGGCTGAAAAAGTCGGACCGTCCGTACGACATCGTGCTCTTCGGGGCCACGGGCTTCGCGGGAACACTCACCGCAAAGTACCTCGCCGCCCACGCGCCCGCCGGTCTGCGCTGGGCGATCGCCGGCCGCGGCGAGGAGAAGCTGGAGCGACTGCGCGAACGGCTCGGCGTGGACGTCGGGGTGCTGCGGGCCCACGTCTCGGACCCGGCGTCGCTACGCGCCCTCGCGGAGCACGCGCGCGTGGTGGCCACGACCGTCGGCCCTTATCTGACGCACGGCGAGGAACTCGTCGCCGCCTGCGCGGACACCGGTGCCGACTATCTCGACCTCAGCGGTGAGCCGGAGTTCATCGACCTGATGTACGTCCGGCACGACGCACGCGCGCGTGCGACGGGCGCGCGACTGATCCACGCGTGCGGCTTCGACTCCGTCCCGCACGACCTGGGCGTCTACTTCACCGTCCGGCAGCTTCCGCAGGACGTGCCGCTGACCGTGGACGGCTTCGTGACCGCCGACGCCACCTTCTCGGGCGGCACCTTCGCCTCCGCGCTGGGCCAGTTCGCGCGCGGCCGGCAGATGGTGTCCGCCGCGCGGGAGCGGAAGCGGCACGAACCGCGGCTGATGGGCCGCCGGGCCGCCGCGCCGGTGGGCGCGCCCCGGTTCGCCCCGGAGGTCGGCGCCTGGGCGCTGCCGCTGCCGACCGTCGACCCGCAGATCGTGCTGCGGTCGGCGAGGGCGCTGCCGCGCTACGGGCCCGACTTCCGCTACCGGCACTACGCGGCCGTACGTCGGCTGCCCGTCGCCGTGGGCGCGGTCGCGGCGGTCGGGACGCTCGTCGCGGCGGCCCAGCTGCCGCCCGCCCGGCGCTGGCTGTCGGACCGGCTCAGGCCCGGTGAGGGGCCGAACGCGCAGAAGCGGGCACAGAGCTGGTTCTCCGTGCGGTTCGTCGGCGAGGGCGGCGGCCGACGGGTGTGCACCGAGGTCACGGGCGGCGATCCCGGCTACGACGAGACGGCGAAGATGCTCGCGGAGGCGGCGCTGGCCCTGGCCTGCGACGACCTCCCGCCGACGGCGGGGCAGGTCACGACGGCGGTGGCGATGGGCGACGCGCTGACCGAGCGGCTGATCCGGGCGGGCATCCGGTTCCGGGTCGCCGCGAGCCGCTGA
- a CDS encoding PfkB family carbohydrate kinase gives MDAYGEDRDIDVLVLGGAGVDTIVYVPELPLPYADSYMIDSGIRTRAGQTGDFVALSLAALGLRTHHLDLLGDDPEGDLVRALHEKHGIPLTAVPQSAGTKRAVNLVSPDGRRLSLYDTSRGRADDCFPQDTLRALAEASRHAHVSITSGCADALPVLRAAGVRISTDLHNWDGENPYHEAFAFAADVVFLSAAELTDPEATMRRIGAHGRAEAVVVTAGAEGAHLLAGGELTHIPAVAPPAPVVDSNGAGDAFAAAFVFGLLSGEPPQGCARLGAVAGAYACTVPATESAALSRDALLAAAPR, from the coding sequence ATGGACGCCTACGGGGAAGACAGGGACATCGACGTCCTGGTCCTGGGCGGGGCAGGGGTGGACACCATCGTGTACGTACCGGAGCTGCCGCTCCCGTACGCCGACAGCTACATGATCGACAGCGGGATCCGCACCCGCGCCGGACAGACCGGCGACTTCGTCGCGTTGAGCCTCGCCGCCCTCGGTCTGCGCACCCACCACCTCGACCTCCTCGGCGACGATCCGGAGGGCGACCTGGTCCGCGCCCTGCACGAGAAGCACGGCATCCCTCTCACCGCCGTCCCCCAGTCCGCCGGTACCAAGCGCGCGGTCAACCTGGTGAGCCCGGACGGGCGGCGGCTGTCGCTGTACGACACCAGCCGCGGGCGAGCGGACGATTGTTTCCCGCAGGACACCCTGCGGGCGCTGGCCGAGGCGAGCCGCCACGCGCACGTGTCCATCACCTCCGGCTGCGCCGACGCCCTGCCGGTCCTGCGCGCGGCGGGCGTCCGTATCTCCACCGACCTGCACAACTGGGACGGCGAGAACCCGTACCACGAGGCTTTCGCCTTCGCCGCGGACGTCGTCTTCCTCTCCGCCGCCGAACTCACCGACCCCGAGGCGACGATGCGCCGGATCGGCGCGCACGGCCGTGCCGAGGCGGTCGTCGTCACCGCCGGCGCCGAGGGCGCCCACCTCCTGGCCGGCGGCGAGCTGACCCACATACCGGCCGTGGCCCCGCCCGCGCCGGTGGTGGACTCCAACGGTGCGGGCGACGCCTTCGCCGCCGCGTTCGTCTTCGGCCTGCTCAGCGGTGAACCGCCACAGGGCTGCGCCCGGTTGGGCGCGGTGGCCGGGGCGTACGCATGCACCGTCCCGGCCACCGAGAGCGCCGCCCTGTCCCGCGACGCGCTCCTGGCGGCGGCCCCGCGGTAG